In Chroicocephalus ridibundus chromosome 2, bChrRid1.1, whole genome shotgun sequence, the DNA window AATTACTTGTATTTATGATATGGTTATAACAATTGTAAAGTAAATCATTAcctttatttagaaataattacaaaatatttattgtaataataattatattatatCATGCTACATGTGcatctaccagaaaaaaaaccaggaaattcAAAGTTATGCTTTGCATATTTCAGCTCATGGAATATGCCAAGTTCATCTGAGATGTGGGAATGGCTTTATGACCTTTCCTCATTATCCCAAGATTTAAGCGTATGTTTTCAGGCAGAGCTCCAGCTGCATGCAGTTTGGTGTTCAGAAATCATTGTATTCATCACCTTCTGTCTCCCTCATGATCGGCTCCTGTATGTGAACTCCATTTGGTTCaggaaatcctttttcttttttttttttttttgcttccttcctctaATTAGTTCCTATTAAAAAGCCCAACTTATCCTTGCCTAGTCCCAACTAGactatctttttcttccttttgttcatAATGCAGAAGCATTAATCTCTTGACTGGTCTACATCCTTCCAGCATTCATTGTTCATATTCAGTTTTTATTACACTTAGTATTCAGACCAATGATATTATATTTGATCATACTCTGGAATATTGGTTGCTGTGTAGAAATGCCAAGGCAATGATAAAggccagggaaagaaaatatagtATCTGGTTTTTGGTCTCAGGGTGCCATTTCTTCCTTCAGAATACTGCTGCAATCAATTTTCTTTCCAGACATCAGgctttcctcctttctgcttttgtttatataAAGCCATACAGCTGTTACAATAATCTTCTGATGAAATGACAGTTCCAGGAACACGTTGTAAAAGGAAAATTAGGGGACCCTTTCAGAACTTGGACCAAGAGTGAGATGCCCTTTTtcatctcccagcccagcagacCCTATCTTCAACCTTAGTTTTGATTTGTGATTTGATAAATTTGATTTCAGGAAACCTTGCTTGATTCACTGGCACATTTTGTGCTGACTTCATCTGAAATGTTAATTACAGAGAATGTTAAAACACTTTAGTGCTGGAGAGCCTCTGAGTGATGGCATAACTGAAAGtcataaaataagaaattacacGTCAATAGAAGAAATTAGATCTTATTCTAATTTCACATCTTTTAAATTATAATTGTTAAAGCAAGAAAGTGTCTGACTGGAGGGTTTTTCAATTATAATGGAAGGAAAGAGGACTATTCAGCTTTGCTATTTCATTCAGAGAACCAAAGTTGCATCCCCCTTCCAAGTACATTGCCACCTGACTGTTCAATCTTAGAAGAGACTTACTCCTCCACTTTGCTTGCCTTCACTCCTGTTTTGGGTTGCATGCATGTATCCCAGTTAGATGTTTGTATCAAGTACTCTTTTTACTATATAAATTGATATAAATGGGAAGGTTTAGTAGATCAAAGCACTTCATTTTCCAAGATACATACTAGGTCTGTAGGGCTTTGGGAGTTCTATTCCTCGTTAAATAACGAATTTTTTGTTAACTGTGAACAATGGGTGACAACTGATAGACCTTTTGCATCAACGATGATTGTTTTAGTTAGTAGACTGTCAAGGCCTCTCTTTAACTATATTAGAGGTAAGTAAATTTTAGGGAAAAGACGTGAATAAATGTTGAAGTGATAGATTAAGGATGCAACTGCACTGccattttaattctttctggAGCCTGTTGCTGACACTGCATCCCATGCATGGGTTTGCACTGCAGAGCAGGCTCAGTGTGCACAAACTGAGGACCTTGTGGATGAAACCACACAGGTGATATGTTCCAGGAGCCTGACTGATGTCCTCCAGCAACTACTGGGCAGGTGCTATGGGGGGAAGGAACGGGAAGAAGATTTTCCCTGTGGTCGGTGGCATCTTGAAGAACTCTCTAGAAAGGTGGTAGGGAACACAGCTGAATCCTGAAAAAGCCATGGAGCTTCTACAGGCATCTGtattttctaccttttaaaatgtgGTGTCATCAATTCTGTATAGCAGGAAGAGCAAAATAGGTGCCCTGCTTTTGATTGAACACGTTGCAGTTTATGGACTCTTCATCAGGATTCTGGCCACTTCAGACCACCTATATCATCCCCTAAGGGCCAAGCCAAAAATCATCACAACTAATTGTATGTGATGAGGCTTTGAAGCGCATATTTAAACACAGCTTAATTTTTAAGCACCTAGAAGATCCTGCTGACTTGAAGTTAAAGAAAAGTCGGACCCTCAATTTGCCCTTTGTGTCAACAGGCAGCACTGtgcaaaactgaaatacagatacTGAATGCAGAGCCACAGAGGGTTTCAGACAACTGGATCCCATAAACATTTCAGCAACACTCAGGTATCTAAACAGCTTTGAGGATTTTGACTGTGAAATTATTGTCAGTGTCAGTGGTCAAAGCAATTTTTATCATGTTAATTTAAATGGGAAGTAACCAGTAACTAGTAGCAGTAGGTCCGGGAAAAGTGCCCACAGACTAGTAACTTATGGGAACAGTCAGAATTATGGAAGGAAATGCACACTGGGATGCGAGCTGACCTTTGATATAAGTGCCAGCTATGAAAATGCCAAAGGATCTACAGTGTCAGTGTTGgtttttctgtttattctcaGATTTACCTATACTGCCtttgtttgaaacaaaaaagacTGACCAGCAGTTTCCCATATTTCATGCCGAagtgatttataccagctgagaaATCAAATGCAAAGCTGTTCCATGGAAAACTGTTTGTCAAGTGCTCTGTAAAATTAGGATTTTGAAGTTTTATTATGCAGTTTTGGGTCATGTTTATTTTGCACAAGCTGACTTACTGCTTTTTGAGTTAGTGTTGGTAACTTTAAGGCCTACTGTATAGTCCTATATTGGATGAGTATAAAAGGTGTTACTAATCAAACGTGGCGTTGTGTTGTGCACTGGAGAAGTGTTTTTAGTGATTTAAGTCAAACACACTTAGGGGTGGTTTTTCCATGTGAATTGGCTGAACACTATGAATTATAAATTTAGGCTTTAGACATTTATTCTGTCAACTGGATAAAATGAGAGCAGTGAGAGCAAATCAAGTTATATCCACTTTAGAGCATATTTATTATTCTAGTAttctaagaaactgaaaaaaactaaagagaaaaatgtgtttcagcTGTTGTATGTGCAGTACAAATTCTGTAATTAGAGAAAAGAGGTTGGCATTGCTCTGGTTGCTTAAAGAAAAATTGAGATGGTGTTTGATTAAGTgactgagagaaaataaataacatttcagaatttATGCAGTTAGGATGAAGAATTTATTGTATATACAGTTAAGCAACTCTACTGTAGATGTACTtcctctttaaagaaaatgaatacagTAATCAAAATTGTTCTAGCATGGAAACTACAATACAGACTGAAACTTGACTAAAAGAGAAATTAGTTATTTGACTGGAAAGAACACAGAACCTGAAACAACAAATCGCAGGTTGCATCATTAACCAAGGACAGTAAAAAACTGTACAGTACAAGCAACACGTTACAATAAGTTATGACCAGTAAGGCAGTCTTTCTCATTGAGGACAAAAGGGATAAAGGGAAAGGTATTAAAATCTCATAAATCCACCATATCTCTTTTCCATCTCTGGGACCTCTTTGGAATAAGTTTCCCCATCTTCTTCTGAAGGGAGAATGGAGTCGGCGAAGCGCTTAAGAAACCCACCATATCGTTTCTGGTAATCCAGCCACCACTCTGGCCTGCCCACTCTTCTCATGAAACCACCGTATCTCTTTTGCAGCTCTTTGGCTTCATCTTCCAATTCGGGGCTGCGCTTTATGCTTCTCATGAAGCCTCCATACCTTTTGCTGACGTCCCCATCGTTTTCATTTATCTCTCGGTAATGCCCCGCTTCAGGGTTATCCCCTGTTCCCAGAAGCTCCTTCAGCAGATCAGAGGAATTAGCAAGGGCATCATCATCCGAGTCTTTCTTCATAAACCCTCCATACCTCTTAGCCAGGACTTCTCCTCCGTTAGCTTCATCCTCCGGTTCTACCCGATAGAGCTCATCCATTTTCTTCATGAATCCCCCGTATCTTTTCATGAAGCCTCCATACTTCTTTGCAAGCAGATGGTTCTCATCCAGCTCTTTCCTGTCTCCTGGAGCAACGTTGCCATCCTCAGAAAGATCCAGCTTTGCCAGTTGCAGGAGCTCCTTGCAGGTCTCCCAGGCTTTGGCAGAAGGCAGCTTTCCTTCACATTCTAGTGTACATGCCTGAAAAATGGATGCGGTTTACTGAAAATGATTTGATAGTAACAAGCACCTCACTGCCACCTTGTCTCAGTGTTACTTGCTTTTGAAAGACCACGAGCGAGCCTCTCTTTGTGAGTGGCTTGGAAGGACCACTCTTTGTGGGCAGCTGATTTGGTACCTGTCTGTTCTGACGTCCTTCATATCCCTCTTGGAAGGACATAGTAGTCTCCGCTCTGAGAGACAGAATACCAGACAGGATGGATCATGGGTCCTGTATGTCAAGGCTGActcttgtttctgtttcaaaggaaGCCACACGTGGAGCTCCTGCACCTCCCTTACACTCAGGTGcattatgtttatttattttttttttatttactcctGGGAAGCTAAAAGCCACTTGTGGTTTGCCTCACCACGGAAGTGTAGAAGTGTATTTAATCTTCATAATTAAAACACTCAGAAATTTTAGGAAAGAAGTTACACAGCATTGTCATTGCAAAGAAGCCAGCTGTACTGTACCGCTCAGTATCTTCAATACACTCCATAGCTTTAAAGGCTGTATTTCTGCCTGTTACCATTAGTTTCTCTTCGTGGAACAGACCTTTCCTGTACCAACACACATGTAGCAATACAGGCTCTCTTAGGCAGGATCAAAGCTCTGGTTTTGCTAGTTTGACATACAAAGTAGCGACcattggaaagacagaaaaaatccTAAACTGCGCTCCTTCTGACTAATTTTTAGGCTAAGACATAAAAAACGTTTTCAGTACCTGTATGCATATTTCATAACTTGTCCTGTAAAGATAATAACATATGCATTAGCTTGCTACTATCTCTGTCCTGTCAGTGGAATTTACTTCTTGTAACTCTTCAGTTGCAAAAAGATGAATCTGGTGTTTTTCCTTGTTGTCCATGGTTTTCATACCACAATAATTAAAGAAGAAATCATCAATGTTTTCAATAAGAGGAACACTTATTCTGCCCATGAAAGGTGTTTTCTAAGGATCTCAATATGCTTTAAAAGTGTGAAATTAAACCCCAGCACAGTTCTCTCCAATAGCTAACTGACCAGCTTTCTACCTCTGGCCTTACCTGTCTCTTGAGCCATTCTGAGAAATAGTTCCGAGAAATTTATATATGA includes these proteins:
- the PENK gene encoding proenkephalin-A, with amino-acid sequence MALLLRLGCSLLALSTCLLPRARADCGRDCAACAYRLGPRAAIHPLACTLECEGKLPSAKAWETCKELLQLAKLDLSEDGNVAPGDRKELDENHLLAKKYGGFMKRYGGFMKKMDELYRVEPEDEANGGEVLAKRYGGFMKKDSDDDALANSSDLLKELLGTGDNPEAGHYREINENDGDVSKRYGGFMRSIKRSPELEDEAKELQKRYGGFMRRVGRPEWWLDYQKRYGGFLKRFADSILPSEEDGETYSKEVPEMEKRYGGFMRF